From the Desulfopila inferna genome, one window contains:
- a CDS encoding GGDEF domain-containing response regulator, with translation MNKAKILIVDDRPENLFVLESLIDAPDVELIRANSGNEALAKVLDNDFALVLLDVQMPGMDGYEVAELMRGNRHTKNVPIIFVTAKHKEQASIFKGYDSGAVDYLFKPLEPVILKGKVGVFLELYRHKRELEKKTQELDRRLADLEELKMLLERTNEQLTHLSRMDGLTGLLNRRSFDELVDEEWRRGVRNKQPLSILLIDIDYFKAYNDNYGHTLGDDALKAVAQALGGAVQRHVDKVARYGGEEFVVILPDTDKAGAEFMAERICNEVRRLNISHVASPGEKQLTVSVGTSTTIPDGNAGPLPSIEYADVKLYEAKADGRNCWKSCLVEELTSG, from the coding sequence ATGAATAAAGCTAAAATTCTGATTGTTGATGACCGGCCGGAAAATCTTTTTGTTCTGGAATCTTTAATTGATGCGCCGGATGTCGAACTTATCAGGGCAAACTCCGGCAACGAGGCCCTCGCCAAGGTTCTGGATAATGATTTCGCCCTGGTTCTTCTGGATGTACAAATGCCGGGAATGGATGGCTATGAGGTGGCCGAGTTGATGCGGGGCAATAGACATACTAAAAATGTTCCCATCATTTTTGTAACCGCAAAACACAAGGAGCAGGCCTCCATTTTTAAGGGATATGATTCCGGTGCGGTAGATTATCTTTTTAAACCGCTCGAACCGGTAATTTTGAAAGGCAAGGTCGGTGTTTTTCTTGAGCTTTACCGGCATAAGAGGGAACTTGAGAAAAAAACCCAGGAACTCGACAGGCGGCTTGCCGATCTGGAGGAGTTGAAAATGCTGCTGGAGAGAACTAATGAGCAATTAACGCATCTTTCCCGGATGGACGGACTCACCGGACTTTTGAATCGAAGAAGTTTCGACGAACTGGTCGATGAGGAGTGGCGGCGCGGAGTGCGAAATAAGCAGCCGCTTTCCATTTTGCTCATCGATATCGATTATTTCAAGGCCTATAATGACAACTACGGGCATACTCTGGGAGATGATGCTCTTAAGGCAGTGGCACAGGCGCTTGGCGGGGCGGTACAGCGCCATGTCGACAAGGTCGCCAGATATGGCGGCGAGGAGTTTGTCGTTATTCTGCCGGATACGGATAAGGCGGGTGCCGAATTCATGGCGGAACGAATCTGCAATGAGGTGCGTCGGCTCAACATCAGCCATGTTGCCTCTCCCGGGGAGAAGCAGCTGACCGTCAGTGTGGGAACCTCAACTACTATACCCGATGGAAATGCCGGTCCTCTGCCATCGATTGAATATGCCGATGTGAAGCTGTACGAAGCCAAGGCGGACGGTAGAAACTGCTGGAAGTCCTGTCTTGTGGAAGAATTAACCTCTGGTTGA
- a CDS encoding MFS transporter produces the protein MNASRANKSQLKIIYFTTILTICSLYAAQPIQPVFQEEFQLGNLQALLFTTLMMLPLGIAPLFYGFLLETFSAKLLVRAAVLILGLLELVFACSTSYFSLLLVRAIQGLMIPAILTSLMSYISFTSDRENVQRSIAFYIAATIVGGFLGRFLSGLSTELLGWRYFFAFLGVLLIFSFYLLQALEKDANMEYAKPKLSEITDLLRKKEYFWLYIGIFSIFFVFSAMMNFLPFALRQINPSLGEAGIGFLYFGYAMGIFVSLNSLRIIRLFGNETDAVRAAIVIFFAGTTLFFIKDYTVMFGAMFVFCTGLFMAHSLLSGFVNKISNTKKGIANGVYISFYYMGGTFGSFIPGYFFENYGWSGFLVFLQAMLLFSFFCIHMLKRGIVAKASLPS, from the coding sequence ATGAACGCTTCCCGGGCGAATAAGTCTCAGCTCAAGATCATTTATTTTACCACCATTCTAACTATCTGTTCGTTGTACGCGGCGCAACCGATTCAACCGGTTTTTCAGGAAGAATTTCAGCTCGGCAACCTCCAGGCCCTGCTTTTTACTACCTTGATGATGCTTCCTTTGGGTATCGCGCCACTCTTTTACGGCTTTTTGCTGGAGACATTCTCCGCCAAACTGCTGGTCCGCGCCGCTGTCCTGATTCTTGGCCTTCTTGAGCTGGTTTTTGCCTGTTCGACAAGCTATTTTTCACTTCTTCTTGTCCGGGCTATCCAGGGACTGATGATTCCCGCTATCCTGACATCTCTTATGAGCTATATCTCTTTTACTTCGGATCGGGAAAATGTCCAGCGCTCCATTGCTTTCTATATAGCGGCAACTATTGTAGGCGGCTTCCTCGGACGTTTTCTTTCGGGTCTGTCCACAGAACTTTTGGGCTGGCGGTATTTTTTTGCGTTTCTCGGAGTACTGCTGATTTTCTCTTTCTATCTTCTCCAGGCATTGGAAAAAGATGCCAATATGGAGTACGCCAAACCTAAACTGAGTGAGATCACTGATCTTTTACGGAAAAAAGAGTATTTCTGGCTCTATATCGGTATATTTTCTATTTTCTTTGTCTTTTCGGCGATGATGAATTTTTTGCCGTTTGCCCTCAGGCAGATAAATCCGTCGCTAGGCGAAGCGGGAATAGGTTTTCTCTATTTCGGTTATGCCATGGGGATATTCGTCTCCCTCAACAGCCTCAGGATCATACGCCTTTTCGGTAATGAAACGGATGCTGTTCGTGCGGCAATCGTCATCTTTTTCGCAGGGACTACTCTTTTCTTCATTAAGGATTACACGGTAATGTTCGGTGCTATGTTTGTCTTTTGCACCGGGCTGTTCATGGCTCATTCACTTCTTTCAGGGTTCGTCAACAAAATATCGAACACCAAAAAGGGTATTGCCAATGGTGTTTATATCTCATTTTATTATATGGGAGGCACCTTTGGTTCATTTATCCCCGGCTATTTCTTCGAGAATTACGGATGGAGCGGTTTTCTCGTCTTTCTTCAAGCGATGCTGTTGTTTTCTTTCTTCTGCATTCACATGTTAAAGAGAGGCATTGTCGCCAAGGCTTCCCTGCCTTCATAA
- a CDS encoding RapZ C-terminal domain-containing protein — protein MDDRAKMRVKLISFGFKYGAPEDVNYLWDVRCLPNPHWVDELRPGTGRDHEVSEYVVGSAAGRDFLKYVEPMLIFLVQQNRAAGKKELVIAVGCTGGRHRSVAIVEVLCDVLKDLEVDLRCEHRDIGMGN, from the coding sequence ATGGATGATAGGGCGAAAATGAGGGTAAAACTCATCTCTTTTGGTTTTAAGTATGGAGCCCCGGAGGATGTGAATTATCTCTGGGATGTACGTTGTTTGCCCAATCCTCACTGGGTTGACGAACTGCGTCCCGGTACCGGGCGGGATCATGAGGTTTCCGAATATGTTGTCGGCAGTGCGGCAGGTCGGGATTTTCTCAAATATGTGGAGCCGATGCTTATCTTTCTTGTGCAGCAAAATCGTGCTGCAGGTAAGAAAGAGTTGGTAATAGCGGTGGGATGCACCGGGGGAAGGCACCGCTCGGTGGCTATCGTTGAAGTACTGTGTGATGTTCTCAAGGATCTGGAAGTCGATCTGCGCTGTGAGCACAGAGATATTGGCATGGGGAACTGA
- a CDS encoding chemotaxis protein CheB codes for MLKSGKYQAVVIGVSAGGITALENILPVFPEGCRLSILIVQHMASGGENYLVQHFNSRCSLPVREACDKEMIKSGTIYFAPADYHLLVEQQKTLALSAEAKVNYSRPSIDVLFQTAAEVYCERLVGVVLTGANADGAAGLARVQELGGLTVVQSPETAEVDTMPKAAIKETRVDHILPLVEIGKFLAALNDDEEE; via the coding sequence GTGTTGAAATCCGGTAAATATCAGGCTGTGGTTATTGGGGTCTCTGCCGGAGGCATCACCGCTCTGGAAAACATTCTCCCGGTTTTCCCGGAGGGCTGTCGGCTTTCAATACTGATAGTACAGCACATGGCCTCAGGAGGGGAAAATTATCTGGTCCAGCATTTCAACTCCCGCTGCTCTTTGCCGGTGCGTGAGGCCTGCGATAAAGAGATGATCAAGTCCGGTACCATTTATTTTGCCCCGGCCGATTATCACCTGCTTGTCGAGCAGCAGAAAACTCTGGCCCTGTCGGCAGAGGCAAAGGTCAACTACTCAAGACCATCCATCGACGTGCTCTTTCAAACTGCCGCGGAAGTCTACTGTGAGAGGCTGGTAGGAGTCGTTCTGACCGGCGCCAATGCAGATGGGGCGGCCGGTCTGGCAAGAGTGCAGGAACTTGGAGGCCTGACCGTGGTTCAGTCTCCTGAAACAGCGGAGGTCGATACCATGCCGAAAGCGGCAATAAAGGAGACCAGAGTAGATCATATTCTGCCTCTGGTGGAGATTGGAAAATTTCTTGCCGCACTGAACGATGATGAGGAAGAATGA
- a CDS encoding spermidine synthase — MSSRGKKLLHSHHGKNFLEVVDQEHYRSLYFKDAVVQSRIALKDPGRLVLRYTQYMMAASLLAYPRPTRILLIGVGAGALLHFIHRYLPACRVDAVDYSRHIIQVARTFFAVPENDNITIHCEDGLRYLQKLDKEPRFDLILLDAFNSTGMAENIYSSEFFKLARERVSENGVLCGNLWSGNHDIYNGVKKAILKHSENSLFIPVRKRENVITLLFHCPVPWKSICPPAADLRALGEKYNLNFAEVSAAAEKSNMRLAERLQHWFKG, encoded by the coding sequence ATGTCCTCTCGCGGAAAAAAGCTGCTGCACAGCCACCACGGCAAAAACTTCCTGGAGGTTGTTGATCAGGAACATTACCGGTCGCTCTATTTCAAGGATGCGGTGGTGCAAAGCAGGATTGCTCTCAAGGACCCGGGCAGACTGGTGCTCAGGTATACACAGTATATGATGGCGGCATCATTACTGGCATACCCTCGGCCAACCAGGATTCTGCTGATCGGCGTCGGTGCCGGGGCGCTGCTCCATTTCATTCACCGTTATCTTCCCGCGTGTCGTGTCGATGCTGTTGATTATTCCAGACACATTATCCAGGTTGCCCGCACCTTCTTTGCCGTGCCGGAAAACGACAACATCACCATTCACTGCGAGGATGGTCTGCGCTATCTGCAAAAGCTGGACAAAGAGCCCCGATTCGACCTTATTCTCCTCGACGCCTTCAACAGTACAGGGATGGCCGAAAACATCTATTCCAGTGAGTTTTTCAAGCTCGCCAGAGAGAGAGTCTCAGAAAACGGGGTTCTCTGCGGTAATCTCTGGAGCGGCAATCATGATATATACAATGGCGTAAAAAAGGCCATCTTAAAGCATTCCGAGAACAGTCTGTTTATTCCGGTACGAAAGCGGGAAAATGTCATTACATTGCTTTTCCATTGCCCGGTTCCGTGGAAATCGATCTGTCCACCAGCAGCAGATTTACGTGCCCTCGGCGAAAAATATAATTTGAATTTTGCCGAGGTGTCCGCCGCTGCCGAAAAAAGCAATATGCGACTGGCAGAGAGACTGCAGCACTGGTTTAAGGGGTAA
- a CDS encoding serine/threonine protein kinase, whose product MMMQRSGNLTQSPFARLRPDDVITLAEKSLGRELTNLLRPYNSYINRVFELEDREGTGVIIKFYRPGRWTREAIEEEHLFLRELMEREIPVIAPLTLATGETLARGHGIYFALFPKCGGRSIDEFSDEQWLELGRLVGRMHAVGSVKSAGNREKMVPSAATARRLEYLRTNKLVAAELEQEFFSLTAGLIEEIDHQFDTVPIQRIHGDLHFSNIIYRPGESFYLIDFDDMVMGPQVQDVWMLLHGYGEDSLIELDLFLEGYDSFHRFDRRTCRLIEPLRAMRYIHYLAWCGYQVVEDGRTEVNPDFGSVEFWRNELIEMQDQLERIHTAGNPFGHL is encoded by the coding sequence ATGATGATGCAGCGCTCCGGCAACCTGACTCAATCACCTTTTGCCAGGCTGCGTCCCGATGATGTGATCACCCTGGCGGAGAAATCCCTGGGCAGAGAATTGACCAACCTGCTGCGTCCTTATAACAGTTATATCAACAGGGTATTCGAACTGGAGGATAGGGAAGGCACAGGGGTCATCATAAAATTCTACCGGCCTGGCCGCTGGACCAGGGAAGCTATTGAAGAAGAGCACCTTTTCCTGCGGGAATTGATGGAGCGTGAAATTCCGGTAATCGCTCCCCTGACCCTCGCAACAGGAGAAACGCTGGCGCGCGGGCACGGTATTTATTTCGCCCTTTTTCCCAAATGCGGCGGAAGAAGCATCGATGAGTTCAGCGACGAGCAGTGGCTGGAGCTTGGTCGCCTTGTCGGTAGGATGCATGCCGTCGGCAGCGTTAAGAGCGCCGGCAATAGAGAAAAAATGGTTCCTTCGGCTGCAACCGCCCGGCGGCTTGAATATCTCAGGACCAACAAACTTGTGGCGGCTGAGCTGGAACAGGAATTCTTCTCATTGACTGCCGGATTGATCGAGGAGATCGACCATCAGTTCGATACGGTGCCCATACAGCGGATTCATGGCGATCTTCATTTCTCAAACATTATATACAGGCCCGGAGAATCCTTCTATCTTATTGATTTTGATGACATGGTTATGGGACCTCAGGTTCAGGATGTCTGGATGCTTCTTCACGGTTATGGCGAAGACTCTCTGATAGAGCTCGATCTTTTTCTGGAGGGCTATGACTCTTTTCACCGTTTCGATAGAAGGACCTGCCGCCTGATAGAACCACTGCGGGCGATGCGCTATATCCATTATCTGGCCTGGTGCGGGTATCAGGTAGTGGAAGATGGCAGGACTGAAGTTAATCCGGATTTCGGCAGTGTCGAATTCTGGCGTAATGAACTCATCGAGATGCAGGATCAGCTGGAACGGATTCATACCGCCGGGAATCCTTTCGGCCATCTCTGA
- a CDS encoding response regulator, with amino-acid sequence MSEAGKKVLVMDDEEIVADIAQQMLKYLGYDAIVAGNGEDAVKLYREAYELEDPFDLVIMDLNIPQGMGGMEAVKHVLKIDSEAKVMVSSGYSSDPIMHEYGNYGFCSCIAKPFDLKGLQEAVQAAIH; translated from the coding sequence GTGTCTGAAGCAGGAAAAAAAGTATTAGTCATGGATGACGAAGAAATTGTCGCAGATATAGCCCAGCAAATGCTCAAATATCTGGGGTACGATGCAATTGTTGCCGGCAACGGTGAGGATGCCGTCAAACTCTATCGTGAAGCGTATGAGTTGGAAGATCCTTTCGATCTGGTCATCATGGATTTGAATATTCCGCAGGGTATGGGCGGAATGGAGGCTGTCAAGCACGTCCTGAAGATAGACAGCGAGGCAAAGGTAATGGTGTCGTCGGGGTATTCCAGTGATCCTATTATGCACGAATACGGCAATTATGGTTTCTGCAGCTGCATTGCAAAGCCATTTGACCTTAAGGGATTGCAGGAAGCCGTGCAGGCTGCAATACACTAG
- a CDS encoding CheR family methyltransferase, whose amino-acid sequence MIEKATRISDENLEIQLLLEAIFQKYGYDFRNYAGAHTKRRLKHRKEMERLKSFSEMMHKVIYDEQFFHQLLLDLSINVTEMFRDPWFYKAVRQVVVPHLKTYPFIKVWHAGCSAGQEVYSMGILLEEEGMKDRTQVYATDFNELILAKAKSGIYPIDVIRQYTSNYIESGGMESFSDYYRADDKHVILKKTLRERVLFSSHNLVTDGVFGEMNVIFCRNVLIYFNRELQERVLQLFYESLCPGGFLCLGSKESLQYSKVVQNFETVDDGKKIYRKKRI is encoded by the coding sequence ATGATTGAGAAGGCCACCCGGATATCCGATGAAAATCTGGAAATACAGCTCCTGCTGGAGGCTATATTCCAGAAGTATGGATATGACTTCAGAAATTATGCCGGAGCACACACCAAGAGAAGGCTGAAGCACAGGAAGGAGATGGAGAGGCTGAAAAGTTTTTCCGAAATGATGCACAAGGTCATCTACGATGAACAATTTTTCCACCAACTCCTTCTCGATCTTTCCATAAATGTCACGGAAATGTTCAGGGATCCGTGGTTTTACAAAGCAGTCCGTCAGGTGGTTGTGCCGCACCTGAAAACCTATCCCTTCATTAAGGTATGGCATGCCGGCTGTTCGGCCGGTCAGGAAGTGTATTCCATGGGGATACTGCTTGAAGAGGAGGGCATGAAGGACAGGACCCAGGTATATGCCACCGACTTCAATGAATTGATCCTGGCCAAGGCCAAAAGCGGCATTTATCCAATAGATGTGATCCGGCAATATACTTCCAATTATATTGAGTCAGGAGGGATGGAATCCTTTTCAGATTACTATAGGGCCGATGACAAGCATGTGATTTTGAAAAAAACACTGCGGGAAAGGGTATTGTTTTCCTCCCACAACCTTGTGACCGACGGCGTTTTCGGTGAAATGAATGTCATCTTCTGCAGAAATGTGCTGATCTATTTCAACAGGGAGCTCCAGGAAAGGGTGCTCCAGCTTTTTTATGAGAGCCTTTGCCCCGGAGGTTTTCTCTGCCTGGGTTCAAAAGAAAGCTTGCAGTATTCCAAGGTCGTGCAGAACTTTGAAACAGTAGATGACGGTAAAAAGATTTATCGAAAAAAGCGCATCTGA